Proteins co-encoded in one Yamadazyma tenuis chromosome 1, complete sequence genomic window:
- the TIF34 gene encoding translation initiation factor eIF3 subunit (BUSCO:EOG09262W7C; COG:J; EggNog:ENOG503NV6H), giving the protein MRPIKLMGHERSLTQVKYNREGDLIFSVSKDSSASIWYSSNGERLGTLEGHKGTIWSIDVDSESILCSTGSADLSIRLWKVATGECVFQYEMSTPVRRVAFSPDNSKLLAVTDQVMGHQGTITVFNISYEGDYTNQSAEPELVIKTREGATKVVVAGWSHGGEYIIAGHEDGYVSKYDGHTGEFIQTVQAHGKYNEEKVLSITDIQFAPEDKSYFITSSKDKCSTLIDVETLEILKVYIADAPMNTAAITPKKNFVILGGGQEARNVTTTAESQGKFEARFYHKIFVDEIGRVKGHFGPLNSIAVHPNGSGYASGGEDGFIRVHSFDKSYFDFEYDAERTERAIASGAT; this is encoded by the coding sequence ATGAGAccaatcaagttgatgggGCACGAGCGTTCGCTCACGCAAGTCAAGTACAACAGAGAAGGagacttgattttctcGGTTTCGAAAGATAGCTCTGCTTCTATTTGGTATTCATCGAATGGAGAAAGATTGGGAACCTTAGAAGGTCACAAAGGTACCATTTGGTCTATTGATGTCGACAGTGAATCTATTTTATGTTCAACCGGAAGTGCTGATTTGTCCATCAGGTTGTGGAAAGTTGCCACCGGTGAATGCGTTTTCCAGTACGAAATGTCCACCCCTGTCAGAAGAGTAGCATTTTCCCCTGATAACTCCAAACTTTTGGCGGTTACTGACCAAGTTATGGGCCACCAAGGTACCATAACTGTTTTCAACATAAGTTACGAAGGTGACTATACCAACCAAAGCGCCGAACCCGAATTGGTGATCAAAACCAGAGAAGGTGCCACCAAAGTTGTGGTTGCTGGATGGTCCCATGGAGGTGAATATATCATAGCCGGTCATGAAGATGGATATGTTTCCAAATACGACGGCCACACTGGAGAGTTTATACAGACAGTTCAAGCCCACGGTAAATACAACGAAGAAAAGGTGCTTTCCATCACCGACATACAATTTGCTCCTGAGGACAAATCCTACTTCATCACATCTTCTAAAGACAAATGCTCCACCTTAATCGATGTCGAGACCCTcgagatcttgaaggtgtATATTGCTGACGCCCCCATGAACACCGCTGCCATAACCCCCAAAAAGAACTTTGTTATATTAGGAGGAGGTCAAGAAGCCAGAAATGTCACCACTACGGCCGAATCCCAGGGGAAATTCGAAGCTAGGTTCTACCACAAGATCTTCGTCGACGAGATCGGGAGAGTCAAGGGTCATTTCGGTCCTTTAAATTCCATTGCTGTTCATCCTAACGGTTCTGGATACGCTTCTGGAGGAGAAGATGGGTTTATCAGAGTGCACAGCTTTGACAAGAGCTACTTTGATTTCGAATACGACGCCGAGAGAACAGAAAGAGCCATTGCCTCAGGTGCCACTTAG
- the RAD16 gene encoding DNA repair protein rad16 (COG:L; BUSCO:EOG09260NNR; EggNog:ENOG503NYAR), giving the protein MSSSDISDTDTGGGFIVDDNNFASNKRRRTRAKPANVSYKEDSDIEEIPDGTAVLTPQTGRNGSRTRQTRKNTPKKTVKKVVESEDDDEEFTLEGAPEEEDQDDEDDIQILQESFTEPAGITELDAIEISEDEIPLAEVKKPAPKKRARKKKEPKVKIPYFTRITERLYENHPYLKDVFPYLDMLPGIEPERAPQPSGMSIKLLPFQLEGLNWLIKQEDGEFGGGILADEMGMGKTIQTIALFMNDLSKGPNLVVGPTVALMQWKHEIESHTNNKLKVLLFHGANRSSDVSELSKYDVILTSYSVLESVFRKQNYGFKRKSGLVKEKSPLHAIKFYRVILDEAHNIKDRSSGTAKAANNLNTEKRWCLSGTPLQNRIGEMYSLIRYMKLRPFHEYFCTKCDCSSSEWLFSDWRHCDICGHTPMVHTNFFNHFMLKNIQKFGIEGDGLVSFQNIQLLLKNVMLRRTKLERADDLGLPPRTVEIRYDTFNEEEKDLYISLYSDSKRRFNDYVAEGVVLNNYANIFTLITRMRQLADHPDLVLKKAGNNPISNEVSGLIVCQLCDDEAEEPIESKCHHKFCRLCIQEYCDSFGGDSSKLECPVCHIGLSIDLQQPALEVDEQEFSKASIVNRIQLGTHGNQWKSSTKIEALVEELYKLRSDKHTLKSIVFSQFTSMLDLIEWRLRRAGFQTVKLQGSMSPQQRDNTIKFFMENAQVEVFLVSLKAGGVALNLCEASQVFLMDPWWNPSVEWQSMDRVHRIGQKRPIKITRFCIKDSIESKIIELQEKKANMIHATINHDQAAINKLTPQDLQFLFMN; this is encoded by the coding sequence ATGAGCTCGAGTGACATTTCTGATACTGACACTGGTGGAGGGtttattgttgatgacaaCAACTTTGCTTCCAACAAAAGACGCAGAACGCGGGCCAAGCCTGCCAATGTGTCATACAAGGAAGACTCTGATATTGAGGAAATACCTGATGGTACCGCTGTTCTAACACCACAGACTGGTAGAAATGGGTCTAGAACACGTCAAACGCGTAAAAACACGCCTAAAAAGACGGTAAaaaaggtggtggagtcggaagatgacgacgaagagTTCACGCTAGAAGGTGCacctgaagaagaggacCAGgacgatgaagacgatatccaaatccttcaagaatCGTTCACAGAGCCAGCAGGCATAACAGAGCTTGATGCCATCGAGATTTCAGAGGACGAAATACCTCTAGCGGAGGTGAAAAAACCGGCTCCCAAGAAGAGAGCAAGGAAGAAAAAAGAGCCTAAAGTCAAGATTCCATATTTCACCAGAATAACCGAGAGGCTCTACGAGAATCATCCGTACTTGAAGGATGTTTTCCCATACTTGGATATGCTTCCTGGGATCGAGCCCGAAAGAGCCCCACAGCCAAGTGGCATGTCCATCAAGTTATTGCCATTCCAGCTCGAAGGTCTCAATTGGCTCATCAAGCAAGAAGACGGTGAATTTGGAGGTGGGATTCTTGCGGATGAAATGGGAATGGGAAAGACCATTCAGACGATTGCGTTGTTCATGAACGATTTGAGCAAGGGGCccaatttggtggttggtCCTACGGTTGCGCTAATGCAGTGGAAACACGAGATAGAAAGTCACACCAATAATAAGCTtaaagttcttcttttccacGGTGCCAATAGAAGCTCCGATGTTTCTGAGCTCAGCAAGTACGACGTGATCTTGACGTCCTACTCGGTGTTGGAATCGGTTTTCCGGAAACAGAACTATGGGTTCAAGAGAAAGTCAGGGTTGGTGAAAGAGAAATCTCCCTTACACGCGATCAAGTTTTATCGTGTCATCTTGGACGAAGCCCACAACATTAAGGACAGAAGCAGTGGTACAGCTAAGGCTGccaataacttgaacacAGAGAAAAGGTGGTGTTTGAGTGGTACACCATTACAGAACCGAATCGGAGAAATGTACTCGTTGATCCGGTACATGAAATTGCGGCCGTTTCACGAGTACTTCTGCACCAAGTGTGACTGCTCAAGTTCTGAATGGCTATTTAGTGACTGGAGACATTGTGATATATGTGGTCACACGCCGATGGTACacaccaacttcttcaaccattttatgttgaaaaacatcCAGAAGTTTGGGATTGAAGGGGATGGGTTGGTGAGTTTCCAGAACAtccagttgttgttgaagaatgtaATGCTTAGAAGAACGAAGCTTGAACGGGCAGATGATCTTGGATTACCTCCTAGAACCGTCGAAATTCGGTACGATACCTTCAACGAAGAGGAAAAAGATTTGTATATTTCCTTGTACAGTGACTCCAAAAGAAGGTTCAATGACTATGTGGCCGAGGGGGTTGTTTTGAACAATTATGCCAACATCTTCACGTTGATAACCCGAATGAGACAGTTGGCGGACCATCCtgacttggtgttgaaaaaagcTGGTAATAACCCCATCAGTAATGAGGTTTCTGGTTTGATCGTGTGCCAGCTTTGCGACGACGAGGCAGAAGAACCCATAGAGTCCAAGTGCCATCACAAGTTTTGTCGGTTATGTATCCAAGAGTATTGTGATTCATTTGGAGGGGattcatccaagttggagtGTCCCGTGTGCCATATTGGTTTGTCGATAGACCTTCAACAGCCGGCTCTCGAGGTGGACGAGCAAGAGTTCTCCAAAGCCAGTATTGTAAATCGAATTCAGTTGGGTACACATGGGAATCAGTGGAAGTCATCAACCAAGATCGAAGCGTTGGTGGAGGAATTGTATAAGCTCCGTTCAGACAAACACACCCTCAAATCGATTGTGTTCTCGCAGTTCACATCGatgttggacttgattgaaTGGAGACTACGTAGAGCCGGGTTCCAGACGGTCAAACTACAAGGATCAATGTCTCCGCAACAGAGAGACAATACCATCAAGTTTTTTATGGAGAACGCCCAGGTGGAAGTGTTTTTAGTGTCATTAAAAGCTGGAGGAGTGGCGTTGAATCTCTGTGAAGCTTCCCAGGTATTCCTCATGGATCCATGGTGGAATCCTTCGGTTGAATGGCAATCCATGGATAGAGTTCACAGAATCGGACAGAAACGGCCTATTAAGATCACTCGGTTCTGTATCAAAGATAGCATTGAGCTGAAGattattgaa